One genomic segment of Clostridium estertheticum subsp. estertheticum includes these proteins:
- a CDS encoding ABC transporter ATP-binding protein produces MSGNKYKDDNKNVSMPFNGVRGTRNRAPVVKPKNFRKTLRRLWSYFGSERKTLIIIFIFIIIDSAIVLIGPFLIGQAVNAMSSNNGKVDFNLLSIIVVVLLVSYLADAAISLFQGFAMASSSQRIVKTIRNNLFLKLQKLPMAFFDSNSHGDIMSRLSNDIDNVSSTISQSAVVLMSGVITILGSFIMMIILSPILTLASLITVPLVFLLTRSITKKTGKLFKSQQMELGKLNGQIEETISGVYIVKAFNHEDKTVKEFDEINQRLCKVGLKAQIYSGFLMPIMNVINNIGFAAVAGVGGVLAVDGIITVGVIASFLSYSRQFVRPLNNLANMFNTLQSALAGAERVFEILDTGEETEDVKEPKELNKSKGHVKFSNVYFGYRKDVNILKEISFEAHPGESIALVGPTGAGKTTIVNLLTRFYDVTGGVIYIDGVDIREYTRDSLRRCFGIVLQDTYLFTGTIKENIKYGNLNSSDIEIENAAKMANAHGFIRRLPRGYETLLSESGSNLSQGQRQLLAIARAILTNPSILILDEATSSVDTRTELRIQEAMIKLMKGKTSFIIAHRLSTIRDANKIMVIDDGQIIEMGNHAELINKKGKYYNMYFNQYNNSDE; encoded by the coding sequence ATGTCAGGTAATAAATATAAAGATGATAATAAAAACGTTTCTATGCCATTTAATGGTGTTAGAGGCACAAGGAATAGGGCACCTGTAGTAAAACCGAAAAATTTCAGGAAAACTTTAAGAAGACTGTGGAGTTATTTTGGAAGTGAAAGAAAAACATTAATAATAATATTTATATTTATAATAATAGATTCGGCTATTGTACTAATAGGTCCATTTCTTATAGGGCAAGCCGTGAATGCTATGTCATCTAATAATGGAAAAGTAGATTTTAATCTACTAAGCATAATAGTAGTTGTATTACTAGTATCCTATTTGGCAGATGCGGCTATAAGTTTATTTCAGGGATTTGCCATGGCAAGTTCTAGTCAAAGAATAGTTAAAACTATAAGAAATAACTTGTTTTTAAAACTCCAAAAGCTCCCAATGGCTTTCTTTGATTCAAATAGTCATGGGGATATTATGAGTAGATTGTCAAATGATATTGATAATGTTAGCTCTACTATTTCTCAATCTGCGGTTGTATTAATGTCAGGCGTTATAACTATACTCGGGTCATTTATTATGATGATAATTTTAAGCCCTATATTAACCCTAGCAAGTTTAATTACAGTGCCTTTAGTATTTTTGTTAACTCGCTCCATTACTAAAAAGACAGGAAAGCTTTTTAAATCTCAACAAATGGAACTCGGAAAACTAAATGGACAAATTGAAGAAACTATATCTGGAGTTTATATAGTAAAAGCTTTTAATCATGAAGATAAAACAGTGAAAGAATTTGATGAAATAAATCAGAGATTGTGCAAGGTTGGATTAAAAGCTCAAATATATTCTGGATTCCTAATGCCAATTATGAATGTTATAAACAATATTGGCTTTGCGGCAGTAGCTGGAGTGGGTGGGGTTCTAGCAGTAGATGGCATAATTACAGTAGGTGTAATTGCCAGCTTTTTAAGTTATTCAAGGCAATTTGTACGGCCACTTAATAATTTGGCAAATATGTTTAATACACTGCAATCGGCTTTAGCTGGAGCTGAAAGAGTATTTGAAATACTAGATACGGGGGAAGAAACAGAAGATGTAAAAGAGCCAAAGGAGCTTAATAAATCCAAGGGACATGTTAAATTTAGTAACGTGTATTTCGGGTATAGAAAAGATGTGAACATTCTTAAAGAAATTAGTTTTGAAGCACATCCTGGTGAGAGCATAGCGCTTGTGGGTCCAACAGGGGCAGGTAAGACTACAATTGTAAATTTGCTTACAAGATTTTATGATGTAACAGGTGGAGTAATATATATTGATGGCGTTGACATAAGGGAATATACAAGAGATAGCCTTAGAAGATGTTTTGGTATAGTGCTTCAAGATACCTATCTTTTTACAGGAACTATCAAAGAAAACATAAAATATGGCAATCTAAATTCCTCGGATATAGAAATTGAAAATGCAGCTAAAATGGCAAATGCACATGGATTTATAAGGAGGCTTCCAAGGGGGTATGAGACATTACTTTCTGAGAGTGGAAGTAATCTTAGCCAAGGACAAAGACAACTTTTAGCTATTGCAAGAGCAATACTTACGAATCCATCTATATTAATATTGGATGAAGCTACTAGTAGTGTTGATACTAGAACTGAACTTAGGATACAGGAAGCTATGATCAAACTAATGAAGGGTAAAACGAGTTTTATTATAGCTCACAGGCTAAGTACTATAAGAGATGCAAACAAAATAATGGTTATAGATGATGGTCAAATTATAGAGATGGGAAACCACGCGGAGCTTATAAATAAAAAAGGCAAATATTATAACATGTATTTTAATCAATATAATAATAGTGATGAGTAG
- a CDS encoding carbohydrate ABC transporter permease translates to MENKKNNIILLITNIAVGLLIISPILYALSVTFMTTDQIHTMPPKFLPKSFFLGNYKEVVAAIPIFRFIFNSFLVSTAVTIGQIITSCLSAYAFAFYEFKGKKVLFIIIIATVMVPGEAIIISNYLTISSLNLLDTYTGLILPYLTSAMGIFMMRQYFLTVPIELKEASIIDGCTGLQFLTKILMPISKPIIGSLGIYMFLLTWNQYMWPLLITSKPEMRTVQIGMTMLQSSEVQSFGMMLAGIIIIIIPSIFIFIIGQKQLIDGMTSGSVKG, encoded by the coding sequence ATGGAAAATAAAAAAAATAATATAATTTTGCTTATAACAAATATTGCTGTGGGGTTACTTATTATTTCTCCAATTTTATATGCACTATCAGTAACATTTATGACGACAGATCAAATTCATACTATGCCACCAAAATTTTTACCTAAGAGTTTTTTCCTTGGTAACTATAAAGAGGTAGTAGCGGCGATTCCTATATTTAGGTTTATATTTAACAGCTTTTTAGTCTCAACAGCTGTAACTATTGGGCAAATAATAACTTCTTGTCTTAGTGCTTATGCTTTTGCATTTTATGAATTTAAAGGGAAAAAAGTTTTATTCATAATAATAATTGCTACAGTAATGGTCCCTGGAGAGGCAATTATTATCTCTAACTATTTGACAATAAGTTCATTGAATTTACTAGATACATATACAGGGCTCATATTACCATATTTAACATCAGCTATGGGGATTTTCATGATGAGACAATATTTTTTAACAGTTCCTATAGAACTTAAAGAAGCTTCAATCATAGATGGATGCACTGGGCTTCAGTTTTTAACTAAAATCCTTATGCCTATTTCAAAACCTATAATTGGGTCACTAGGAATTTATATGTTCCTATTAACTTGGAATCAATATATGTGGCCTTTACTTATAACAAGTAAACCAGAGATGAGGACAGTTCAAATTGGAATGACGATGCTTCAATCTTCAGAAGTACAATCATTTGGTATGATGCTCGCAGGAATTATAATAATCATAATTCCATCTATATTTATATTTATAATTGGTCAAAAACAATTAATTGATGGAATGACGTCAGGGTCAGTTAAAGGTTAA
- a CDS encoding carbohydrate ABC transporter permease — translation MSEIISTKKEVIKLELKETRIGLKRKLEPYAFLFPSLLLFGLFVYYPFLKTLYMSFSLTNAHGGFQEFIGIQNYVEIFTSADFINSLVVTMKFVVITTIPSVIIGLFLALLANNKVKGIGISKVMFAVPIAVSSASASIIWGIIFHPSIGMLNNILKTSIGWLIDPHWALFSVAFVTIWMNIGVNFIFILAGLKNVPKEILESSSIDGARYFRKLFKIIIPMISPTLFFMVFMDIMNAFQSFGQVNILTNGGPGNSTNVLVFSIYREAFFNGRFDTASAQSIILFIFMFVIAMFQFSYEKKGVHYS, via the coding sequence GTGAGTGAAATTATTTCAACGAAAAAAGAAGTAATCAAACTGGAGTTAAAAGAGACTAGGATAGGTTTAAAAAGAAAATTAGAACCATATGCATTTTTATTTCCCAGTTTATTATTATTTGGATTGTTTGTTTATTATCCATTTTTAAAAACTTTATATATGAGTTTTAGTTTAACAAATGCTCATGGAGGATTTCAAGAATTTATTGGTATTCAAAATTATGTAGAGATATTTACTTCAGCAGATTTTATAAATAGTCTAGTTGTGACAATGAAATTTGTTGTTATTACAACTATTCCATCCGTAATTATTGGTCTTTTTTTAGCACTACTTGCAAACAACAAAGTAAAAGGAATTGGAATATCAAAGGTAATGTTTGCTGTTCCAATAGCAGTATCATCAGCATCTGCATCAATTATTTGGGGGATAATTTTCCACCCAAGTATAGGAATGCTAAATAATATTTTAAAAACAAGCATTGGGTGGTTAATAGATCCACATTGGGCACTATTTTCTGTTGCGTTTGTAACCATTTGGATGAATATAGGAGTAAACTTCATATTTATTTTAGCTGGTCTAAAGAATGTTCCAAAGGAAATACTTGAAAGTTCATCTATTGATGGGGCAAGATATTTTAGAAAATTATTTAAGATTATTATTCCAATGATATCACCTACATTATTTTTTATGGTATTTATGGATATTATGAATGCATTTCAATCATTTGGACAAGTAAATATATTAACGAATGGTGGACCTGGAAATTCAACAAATGTATTGGTATTTTCTATTTATAGAGAAGCATTTTTTAATGGTAGGTTTGATACCGCATCTGCTCAGTCAATTATATTATTCATTTTTATGTTTGTTATAGCAATGTTTCAATTTAGTTATGAAAAGAAAGGAGTGCATTACTCTTAA
- a CDS encoding glycerophosphodiester phosphodiesterase: MVINYAHRGASGYFPENTMLSFRKAIELGATGIETDIQMTSDGVLVLIHDENVDRTTNGTGLVKDFRFVDLNKLDAGSWFNDNYNNETIPTAEQLIILAKENNILLNLEIKNGEVIYPGIEEKLIEMIYKYNYGDKVILSSFNHYSMVHCKEISKEIKTGLLYMAGLYHPEAYCKYTGADALHPYYISINKEIIDDAKKEGLLVNPFTVNSEEAMKKLIEAGVSGIITNYPDKLKNVLINLKK, from the coding sequence ATGGTAATTAATTATGCACATAGGGGTGCTAGTGGCTATTTTCCTGAAAACACAATGCTTTCTTTTAGAAAAGCAATTGAACTCGGGGCTACTGGCATTGAAACTGATATTCAGATGACTTCGGATGGAGTACTTGTGCTTATTCATGATGAGAATGTAGACCGAACCACAAATGGAACGGGACTTGTAAAAGATTTTAGATTTGTTGATTTAAATAAATTGGATGCTGGTTCTTGGTTTAATGATAATTATAATAATGAAACGATACCTACTGCTGAGCAGTTAATTATTTTAGCTAAAGAAAATAACATATTATTAAACTTAGAGATAAAAAATGGTGAAGTTATATATCCAGGCATTGAAGAAAAACTTATAGAGATGATTTATAAATATAATTATGGAGACAAGGTAATATTATCTAGTTTTAATCACTACTCTATGGTACATTGCAAAGAGATTTCTAAAGAAATAAAAACAGGGCTTTTATACATGGCTGGACTTTATCATCCTGAAGCATATTGTAAATATACTGGGGCAGATGCGTTGCATCCATATTATATTTCTATTAATAAGGAAATTATTGATGACGCAAAAAAAGAGGGCCTTTTAGTAAATCCTTTTACAGTAAATAGTGAAGAAGCTATGAAAAAGTTAATTGAAGCTGGTGTTAGTGGAATAATTACTAATTATCCGGATAAATTAAAGAATGTATTAATTAATCTTAAAAAATAA
- the cls gene encoding cardiolipin synthase gives MDLSTIFLIFIYVFNIMSVLKLIFIKRSDTRVIFAWLLVFFFLPYIGFIFYFLIGSKYKMRIMSKKYGMREIEEKYNKVLEKHIHNIDTDKIQFREVETKKYRDLITMNSKNIMCYFTQNNEVELLLNAKETFSMVFEDIKNAKISIEVMYYIFKAKDKIGKKFISLLEEKASQGVKVTLIYDGIGSLHTHMSDFKELKKAGGHVYRFLPSIIKSLLLVNYRLHRKIVILDGKIAHTGGINVGDEYFGLKKINKPWRDTTIRLTGYSVLSFQTRFWSDLVFLQNQSFRKINRAKLKFDERLLKSFYDPIEEGNIGVQILSSGPSSRNDSIKDSYVKMITTAKKYLYIQTPYFIPDKTILDALRMAAAGGVDVRIMLPGIPDKKPIYAVSLLNVAKLLKYGVKVYLHSGFLHAKTLVIDDHVSTVGTANIDIRSFSLNYEINAFVYNNEFAIKCRDTFLNDIKDCTIFDIETYSKRGLWKKIYESVWRFITPIA, from the coding sequence ATGGATTTATCAACTATTTTTTTAATATTTATATATGTGTTTAATATAATGTCCGTTTTGAAACTGATTTTTATAAAACGAAGTGATACGAGAGTTATATTTGCATGGCTTTTAGTATTCTTTTTTTTACCTTATATTGGTTTTATTTTTTATTTCTTGATTGGTAGTAAATATAAAATGCGTATCATGTCAAAAAAGTATGGTATGAGGGAAATAGAAGAAAAGTATAATAAAGTGCTAGAGAAACACATTCATAATATTGATACGGATAAAATACAATTTAGAGAGGTAGAAACTAAAAAATATAGAGATTTGATTACCATGAACTCAAAAAATATAATGTGTTATTTTACTCAAAATAATGAAGTAGAGCTTTTATTAAATGCTAAGGAAACATTTTCTATGGTTTTTGAAGATATTAAAAATGCTAAAATAAGCATTGAAGTAATGTATTATATTTTTAAAGCAAAAGATAAAATTGGTAAAAAATTTATATCTCTTTTAGAAGAAAAGGCAAGCCAGGGAGTAAAAGTAACTTTAATATATGATGGAATTGGGTCTTTACATACTCATATGAGTGATTTTAAGGAGTTAAAGAAAGCTGGTGGGCATGTGTACAGATTTTTGCCATCTATTATAAAAAGCTTGTTGCTTGTAAATTACAGATTACATAGAAAAATAGTTATTTTAGATGGTAAAATTGCTCATACTGGTGGAATTAATGTGGGTGACGAATATTTTGGTTTGAAAAAAATAAATAAACCTTGGAGGGATACAACTATACGTTTGACTGGTTACAGTGTACTTTCATTTCAAACAAGATTTTGGTCTGATTTAGTTTTTTTGCAAAATCAAAGCTTTAGAAAGATAAATAGGGCTAAATTAAAGTTTGATGAAAGGTTACTAAAAAGTTTTTATGATCCTATTGAAGAAGGAAACATAGGAGTTCAAATACTCTCAAGTGGGCCTAGTAGTAGAAATGACTCTATAAAAGATAGTTACGTTAAGATGATTACAACTGCCAAAAAATATTTATATATTCAAACACCATATTTTATTCCAGATAAAACTATATTAGATGCGCTAAGGATGGCAGCTGCTGGTGGCGTTGATGTTAGAATAATGCTTCCTGGTATACCAGATAAAAAACCTATTTATGCTGTTTCATTATTAAATGTGGCAAAACTCTTAAAGTATGGAGTAAAGGTATATCTGCATTCAGGTTTTCTTCATGCAAAAACACTTGTTATAGATGACCACGTTTCAACAGTAGGAACTGCAAATATTGATATTAGAAGTTTTAGTCTTAATTATGAAATTAATGCATTTGTTTATAATAATGAATTTGCTATTAAATGTCGTGATACATTTTTAAATGATATCAAAGATTGTACGATATTTGATATAGAAACTTATTCTAAGCGTGGTTTGTGGAAAAAGATCTATGAATCTGTTTGGCGTTTTATTACTCCTATTGCTTGA
- a CDS encoding ABC transporter ATP-binding protein — protein MGYLKAYAHKYGIGFCIAVFFVILEAFCDLMQPMIMSKIVDTGVANKDLNYVIKMGIIMLIIAGFGAIFASIRNVMASNVSQKLGAELRSDLFKKIQGFSFENVDRFEGGTLVTRLTNDVTQVQNFINGLMRIFVKAPIVGIGSIIMATRLNLKLSVILFAIVPIAAILIYFNMKIGLPYFIKVQESLDSVNGVMREYLSGVRVVKAFNRFEYEIERFKDKNTLLTKSSTKAMKITSVFSPIIGLIVNVGIILVIWIGGIYVNKGSMHVGEIIAFTNYMTQILFSLMMVTNVFTMFVRARASTDRISEVFCEKNSMVNGKKIIDNSKDRGRVDFKHVYFSYNKDKEPILKDISFSCHPGETVGIIGSTGSGKSTLVNLIPRFYDVISGEIKINGVNIKELDIKSLREKIAIVPQKALLFSGSILDNMKWGSEKASIDEIKEALKVAEAFDFIDKLPEGYNEKIGQGGVNFSGGQKQRISIARALVKGAEILILDDATSAVDTDTEMKIRNSLKKYSKDLTCILIAHRITSVMSADKIIVIDNGEIKAIGSHSELLKNCEIYNDIFLSQIGKEMM, from the coding sequence TTGGGATATTTAAAAGCATATGCTCATAAGTATGGTATAGGATTTTGCATAGCAGTATTTTTTGTAATACTCGAGGCATTCTGTGATTTGATGCAACCAATGATTATGTCCAAAATAGTGGATACAGGAGTTGCAAATAAAGATTTGAATTATGTAATTAAAATGGGAATTATTATGCTTATAATTGCTGGATTTGGAGCAATATTTGCAAGTATACGTAATGTTATGGCAAGTAATGTATCACAAAAACTTGGAGCAGAACTTAGATCTGATCTATTTAAAAAAATTCAAGGATTCTCTTTTGAAAATGTTGATAGATTTGAAGGAGGTACTCTAGTTACAAGGCTTACAAATGATGTAACTCAGGTTCAAAATTTTATTAATGGACTTATGAGGATATTTGTTAAAGCACCAATTGTGGGCATAGGAAGTATTATAATGGCAACAAGACTAAACTTAAAGTTATCTGTGATTTTATTTGCTATTGTACCAATTGCAGCTATTCTTATATATTTTAATATGAAAATAGGACTCCCATATTTTATTAAAGTTCAGGAATCTCTTGATAGCGTTAATGGAGTTATGAGGGAGTATTTATCAGGAGTAAGAGTAGTTAAAGCTTTTAATAGATTTGAATATGAAATAGAAAGGTTCAAGGACAAAAATACTTTGCTTACGAAGTCTTCTACTAAAGCTATGAAAATAACATCGGTTTTCAGTCCTATAATTGGACTTATAGTAAACGTTGGTATTATATTGGTGATTTGGATAGGCGGCATATATGTAAACAAAGGCAGTATGCATGTAGGAGAAATAATAGCATTTACAAATTATATGACACAAATATTATTCTCACTTATGATGGTAACTAATGTTTTTACAATGTTTGTACGCGCTAGAGCATCAACAGATCGTATTAGCGAAGTGTTCTGCGAAAAAAATAGTATGGTTAATGGAAAGAAAATTATAGATAATTCTAAAGATAGAGGAAGGGTTGATTTTAAGCATGTATATTTTTCATATAATAAGGATAAAGAGCCCATATTAAAGGACATATCATTTAGTTGCCACCCGGGAGAAACTGTTGGAATAATAGGATCAACTGGTTCAGGGAAAAGTACTCTTGTGAATTTAATACCTAGGTTTTATGATGTAATAAGTGGAGAAATAAAAATTAATGGTGTAAATATTAAGGAGTTAGATATAAAGTCATTAAGAGAGAAGATTGCAATAGTGCCACAAAAAGCACTTCTGTTTTCTGGAAGCATATTAGATAATATGAAATGGGGAAGTGAGAAGGCAAGTATCGATGAAATTAAGGAAGCACTAAAAGTGGCAGAGGCTTTTGATTTTATTGATAAACTTCCAGAAGGGTATAATGAAAAAATTGGCCAAGGTGGTGTTAATTTTTCTGGAGGACAAAAGCAACGGATATCTATAGCAAGAGCACTAGTGAAAGGAGCTGAAATTCTAATACTTGATGATGCAACTAGTGCGGTTGATACAGATACAGAAATGAAGATAAGGAATAGCTTAAAAAAATATTCTAAGGATTTAACGTGCATTTTAATAGCTCACAGAATAACTTCTGTAATGAGCGCTGACAAAATAATAGTGATAGACAATGGGGAAATAAAAGCGATTGGAAGTCACTCAGAACTTTTAAAGAATTGTGAAATATACAATGATATCTTTCTTTCTCAAATTGGAAAGGAGATGATGTAG
- a CDS encoding YtxH domain-containing protein, with the protein MVFSSWFKNRKIEMKKQARIRTAKKVAIGTVAGSLSGLLGGLLFSPKSGKETRDDIVKSSKDITNNIKEKTTELKDTIDNKVTDVKSSVTESKTKISEYLNGKKNSKDNATDDEIPSK; encoded by the coding sequence ATGGTATTTTCAAGTTGGTTTAAGAATAGGAAAATAGAAATGAAAAAACAAGCAAGAATTAGGACTGCTAAAAAAGTGGCTATTGGTACTGTAGCAGGAAGTCTTAGTGGCTTATTAGGTGGTTTACTTTTTTCACCAAAATCTGGTAAGGAAACTAGAGATGATATTGTTAAGTCATCAAAAGATATTACAAACAATATAAAAGAGAAAACTACAGAACTTAAAGACACTATAGACAATAAAGTTACAGATGTTAAAAGCAGTGTAACAGAATCTAAAACAAAAATCTCTGAATACTTAAATGGTAAAAAAAACTCAAAAGATAATGCTACTGATGACGAAATTCCATCTAAATAA
- a CDS encoding methionyl aminopeptidase → MILSNDDKCWCKSGLKYNECHLDFDKKLQVLKKQCCTVPKRKLIKNKEQIEGIRKSAEINNGILDLVSETIKAGMTTEDINTLAHEYTISRGGIPATLNYEGFPKSLCTSINDEVCHGIPSKDVILKNGDIINVDVTTILNGYYSDASRMFMIGEVSDEARKLVEITKECLNKGLEAVKPWGFLGDIGAAIQKYAQSNGYSVVRDFGGHGVGLDIHEDPFVSHCGSKGTGMILAPGMVFTIEPMINVGSHKIFIDEDNGWTTYTSDGSLSAQWENTILVTEDGIEIISK, encoded by the coding sequence ATGATTTTAAGTAACGATGATAAATGTTGGTGTAAAAGTGGACTAAAATATAATGAGTGCCATTTAGATTTTGATAAAAAATTACAGGTTTTGAAGAAACAATGCTGCACAGTTCCCAAAAGAAAGCTTATTAAGAATAAAGAGCAAATTGAGGGAATAAGAAAGAGTGCTGAAATTAATAATGGCATTTTAGATTTAGTTAGTGAGACTATTAAAGCAGGAATGACCACAGAAGATATTAATACACTAGCTCATGAATATACAATATCTCGAGGTGGAATTCCAGCTACTCTTAATTATGAGGGATTTCCCAAAAGTCTTTGTACATCAATAAATGATGAAGTATGTCATGGAATACCAAGTAAAGATGTAATACTTAAAAATGGTGATATTATAAATGTTGATGTAACTACTATCCTTAATGGATATTATTCAGATGCATCAAGAATGTTTATGATTGGAGAAGTAAGTGATGAAGCTAGGAAGTTAGTAGAAATTACAAAGGAGTGTCTAAATAAGGGTCTAGAAGCAGTGAAACCTTGGGGCTTTTTAGGAGATATAGGAGCAGCTATACAAAAATATGCACAGAGTAATGGATACTCAGTAGTTAGAGATTTTGGAGGACACGGAGTTGGACTAGATATTCATGAGGACCCATTTGTATCTCACTGTGGGAGTAAAGGAACAGGTATGATTTTAGCACCAGGGATGGTATTTACAATTGAACCAATGATAAATGTTGGAAGCCATAAAATATTCATTGATGAAGATAATGGATGGACTACATATACATCTGATGGATCTCTTTCAGCACAATGGGAGAATACAATTCTTGTGACTGAGGATGGTATAGAGATAATATCAAAATAG
- a CDS encoding ABC transporter substrate-binding protein, producing the protein MKKRLVSTMLAVMISASMLSGCGSEAKQSSSKTVTGAKAEHVNITFWHGMGGNLGVSLNKLVKDFNDSQKTITVTAQFQGDYDSALNKLKSSQLSNSGPDVMQSYDIGTRYMIDSKAIVPVQNFIDKEKYDTSTLEPNLLAYYTVDKKLNSMPFNSSTPILYYNKTAFKAAGLDPNTPPKTLTEVETMAKKLLKKDASGKVTQYGYAMPIYAWFFEQFMIKQGKNYANNGNGRTVAATTVEYNKNGGGLTVLNEWKKLVDSGDVGNFGRKTQDTQNAFMAGNTAMYLDSTASLSSVLNGVNKKFEVGTGFLPKVNSTDKGGVSIGGASLWIMDKKDEAKQQASWEFLKFMVSAKEQAYWNANTGYFPVNKQAYNLKEVKDNLVKYPQFQTAINQLHASTPDSKGALLGVFPEARAATEINIESMLGGKQTPQEALDNAAKTANSAIEKYNKTNK; encoded by the coding sequence ATGAAAAAAAGACTGGTTTCAACAATGCTTGCAGTTATGATTTCAGCTTCAATGCTAAGTGGGTGTGGTAGCGAAGCTAAGCAATCAAGTTCTAAAACAGTAACGGGCGCCAAAGCAGAACATGTTAACATAACATTTTGGCATGGGATGGGTGGAAACCTAGGAGTTTCACTTAATAAATTGGTAAAAGATTTTAATGATTCTCAAAAAACCATCACGGTTACTGCTCAATTCCAAGGTGATTATGATTCAGCGCTTAATAAATTGAAAAGTTCTCAGTTAAGTAATTCGGGCCCCGATGTTATGCAGTCTTATGATATAGGAACAAGATATATGATTGATAGTAAGGCTATAGTTCCAGTTCAGAATTTTATTGATAAGGAAAAATATGATACCTCTACTCTTGAGCCAAACCTCCTAGCATATTATACAGTAGATAAAAAATTGAATTCTATGCCTTTTAATTCTTCAACACCAATACTTTACTATAATAAAACTGCATTTAAAGCTGCGGGACTTGACCCAAATACTCCACCTAAAACTTTAACAGAAGTTGAAACTATGGCAAAAAAACTTTTAAAAAAGGATGCATCGGGTAAAGTAACTCAATATGGATATGCAATGCCTATATATGCTTGGTTTTTTGAACAATTTATGATTAAGCAAGGTAAAAATTATGCAAACAATGGTAACGGAAGAACCGTAGCTGCAACAACAGTTGAATACAACAAAAATGGTGGTGGACTAACTGTGCTAAATGAATGGAAAAAGTTAGTTGACTCAGGTGATGTAGGAAATTTCGGACGTAAAACCCAGGATACTCAGAATGCATTTATGGCTGGTAATACAGCAATGTACTTAGATTCAACGGCATCTCTAAGTTCAGTTTTAAATGGTGTAAATAAGAAGTTTGAGGTAGGAACAGGATTTTTACCTAAAGTTAATAGTACGGACAAAGGTGGAGTTTCTATAGGAGGAGCGTCTCTTTGGATAATGGATAAAAAAGATGAAGCAAAACAGCAAGCATCATGGGAATTTCTAAAGTTCATGGTATCAGCTAAAGAGCAAGCGTATTGGAATGCAAATACTGGATATTTTCCTGTTAATAAACAGGCTTATAATCTTAAAGAGGTTAAGGATAATTTAGTCAAATACCCACAATTTCAAACAGCTATAAACCAATTACATGCATCTACTCCTGATTCAAAAGGAGCATTACTCGGTGTATTCCCAGAAGCAAGAGCTGCAACTGAAATAAATATCGAATCTATGCTTGGAGGAAAACAAACACCACAAGAAGCCTTAGACAATGCAGCAAAAACAGCAAATAGTGCTATTGAGAAATACAATAAAACTAATAAATAA